Proteins encoded within one genomic window of Tamandua tetradactyla isolate mTamTet1 chromosome 11, mTamTet1.pri, whole genome shotgun sequence:
- the DCLRE1B gene encoding 5' exonuclease Apollo: MNGALIPHTPIAVDFWSLRRAGSARLFFLSHMHSDHTVGLSSTWARPLYCSPVTAYLLHRHLQVSKLWIRALEVGESHVLPLDELGRQTMTVTLIDANHCPGSVMFLFEGYFGTILYTGDFRYTPAMLKEPALRPGKQIHTLYLDNTNCNPALVLPSQQEATRQIVNLIRKHPQHNIKIGLYSLGKESLLEQLALEFRTWVVLSPRRLELVQLLGLSDVFTVDEKAGRIHAVDRVEICRSAMLHWNQTHPTIAILPTSREIRRSHPDIHIIPYSDHSSYSELRAFVAALKPCQVMPIVSGQPCRDYFQDILSPSFSVPLIPSSVQQYMSSSSRKQSFLWLLERKLKRPRIQGVVFESLEENTHQFPADRDSEYTKKEKFSPWPGDLEKQPSLRTLQTEKQLFPDLCGKEGDGPVPFSESNEMVTLLPAPLGFPGQLRAIDKEFVSPETGKEIGLGPHLVPTGDNDGIATTRNQTTWEEQGSSLSHSSKIAPLLAAEFRGLALKYRLTPGSFFQAEFSSKKFDHQVEKYHRTLAEVQRRVQNENLV; this comes from the exons ATGAACGGGGCCCTGATCCCCCATACGCCCATTGCTGTGGACTTTTGGAGCCTGCGCCGGGCTGGTTCCGCGCGGCTCTTTTTCTTGTCCCACATGCACTCGGACCACACCGTGGGTCTGTCCAGCACTTGGGCCCGTCCCCTCTACTGCTCCCCAGTCACTGCCTACCTCTTGCATCGTCACCTACAG GTATCTAAGTTGTGGATACGAGCCCTGGAGGTTGGTGAGAGCCACGTACTGCCCCTAGATGAACTTGGAAGACAGACCATGACTGTAACCCTCATCGATGCCAATCACTGTCCTGGCTCTGTCATGTTCCTCTTTGAAGGGTACTTTGGAACCATCCTCTACACAG GTGATTTTCGATATACACCAGCCATGCTGAAGGAGCCAGCTCTGCGACCGGGGAAGCAGATCCATACCTTATACCTAGACAACACCAATTGCAACCCAGCCTTGGTTCTTCCTTCCCAACAAGAAGCTACCCGCCAGATTGTCAATCTCATTCGAAAGCACCCACAGCATAATATAAAGATTG GACTCTACAGTCTGGGAAAGGAGTCACTGCTGGAACAGCTGGCCCTGGAGTTTCGGACCTGGGTGGTATTGAGTCCTCGGCGCTTGGAGTTGGTGCAGCTCCTGGGTCTGTCAGATGTGTTCACAGTGGACGAGAAGGCTGGCCGCATTCATGCCGTGGACCGTGTGGAGATCTGTCGTTCCGCCATGCTGCATTGGAACCAGACCCACCCTACCATTGCTATCCTTCCCACAAGCCGAGAAATCCGCAGATCCCACCCGGATATCCACATCATCCCTTACTCTGACCATTCCTCCTACTCGGAGCTCCGTGCCTTTGTGGCAGCATTGAAGCCTTGCCAGGTGATGCCCATTGTCAGTGGCCAGCCTTGTAGGGATTACTTTCAGGATATCCTGAGCCCCAGTTTCTCTGTACCCCTGATTCCAAGCTCTGTGCAGCAATACATGAGTTCCTCCTCTAGAAAACAGAGCTTTCTCTGGCTACTAGAAAGGAAGCTGAAGAGACCAAGAATCCAGGGTGTTGTGTTTGAATCCCTTGAGGAAAATACTCATCaatttccagctgacagagactCAGAGTACaccaagaaagagaaattttctCCCTGGCCTGGGGACCTTGAGAAGCAGCCTTCACTTCGTACTTTGCAGACCGAGAAGCAGTTGTTCCCAGACCTCTGCGGCAAAGAAGGGGATGGGCCAGTCCCTTTCTCTGAGTCCAATGAAATGGTAACTTTGTTGCCTGCCCCCTTGGGGTTTCCAGGGCAGTTAAGGGCTATAGATAAAGAGTTTGTCTCTCCAGAAACTGGGAAGGAAATTGGTTTAGGGCCCCACTTGGTACCTACTGGAGACAATGATGGTATAGCAACTACAAGGAACCAAACTACCTGGGAGGAGCAGGGTTCCTCCCTGTCTCACAGCAGCAAAATTGCCCCACTTCTGGCTGCTGAGTTCAGGGGCCTGGCACTAAAATACCGCCTCACTCCAGGGAGCTTTTtccaggcagagttctcttccAAGAAATTTGACCACCAAGTAGAAAAATACCATAGAACCCTTGCTGAAGTACAGAGGAGAGTACAGAATGAAAACCTTGTTTGA